ATGCAGCGGGATTGGCCCCTGTGCGCTGCCTGTGACGGAAGTGGGCGAGCCCCTGCGCCCGGCTATTTTATATGGCGTGGATACACGTGCCGAAGCTGAAATCGCAGAGCTCAACGTCGAACTCGGCGCAGCGGCCGTGTTGGCCCGCACCGGCAATCCGTTGACGACACAATCTGTCGGCCCGAAGGTGCGATGGCTGGCCAAGCACGAGCCTGACACTTTCCGCAAAACTGCGCGGATCGTCGGGTGCCCTAGCTTTATCGTGCACCGATTGACGGGACGGTGGGTCGTCGATCATTACGGCGCGTCCTGCTACACGCCATTTTATGACCTTGCCGCCAAAGACTGGCATCGCGAGACGATCGAACGGATCTGCCCTGTCGACTGGCTACCCGAAATCGCCTGGACAACGGAGATTATCGGCCATGTGAGCAGGGAGGCCGCAGCAGAAACCGGACTTGCCGCGGGCACGCCCGTGATCGCTGGCACCATCGATGCGGCGAGCGAAGCGATGAGCGTCGGGGTGCAAAAGCCGGGTGACTTGATGATCATGTATGGTACCACGGCCTTTTTCATCCAGGTCAATGCCGATCTCGTCGTCGACCCCCGGTTCTGGGCTGCGCCGTTTCTGTTCGAGAACACCTGGAGCGTCATGGGCGGGCTTGCGACCGGAGGCGGCCTCACCCAGTGGTTTCGCAAGGAAATGACGGGACTTTCCGACGATGATTCATCCTTCCAGGCGCTGATGGAAGAGGCACTCAAAAGCCCGCCCGGCGCAAACGGCATTCTGATGCTGCCCTATTTCAGTGGTGAGCGAACGCCAATTAATGATCCGCAAGCCAAGGGCCTGATCTTCGGGCTGACGCTCGCGCACCGGCGCGGCGATATCTATCGTGCGCTGATCGAAGGGATCGGACACGCGACCCGGCATAATCTCGATGGCTTTGCCGAAATACAGCCGGCCCGCAGCATTTATGCGGCTGGAGGCGGCGTGCAGAATCCATTCTGGACACAATGCGTCAGCGACATTGCGGGCATCCGTCAGAATGTGCGTCGGCAGACGCTGGGTGCTGCGCTCGGATCTGCTTTTCTCGCAGGCATAGGCTGCGGGATCTTCGCACCGGAAGACATCGACCGCATTAACCCGATCGAGTCCAAAATCGCGCCGAACGAGGCCAACCGCAATCGCTACGACGCCGATCACGCGGCCTTCAAAGCGCTTTACGCCAACAACAGAGCCGCGATGCGACGGTCCACGGTGAGCTAGTGCTCGGCATCGAAGTGCGACACCACGGTATTGCGCTTGCTCGGTTCAACAGGCACGACAATGCCGAAGCGTGCCGTCATGCTGCTGGTCGCTCAGCGGGGCGGCACTCGCGTTGTGCGTCTCGAGCAGAATCCAGCCAATCGACCTGGTAGAAAATTCCTCGAGGAGGTCTTGCTTCGTGTTGTCGCTCCTCAAAAACGCTTATACCGGGATGCGAGATCCGAGCACGAAGTGAAATGGTGCCCGATTTGAACCGTTATCACGCTTGGGAGTTCAATCCGTCGGAAGAGCATTATTGGAAGCCGAGGGAGCTCTAAGAGGGAACCTGAGCGCACTTGAAAAGGAGTGGCTCCATGACCCACATTCAAATAGGTGGTCGAATAGTGACGCAGATCACCGTAATCGAAGCCGAGCCGGATAAACAGAATGAAGCGCTCGCGCTGATGGCCGATCGAGCACGATTTATGGCTCGCCAGCCTGGCTTTGTCTCGATCAGCTTGCATCGAAGCGTCGACGGCCGACGCATCGTCAACTACGTCCAATGGCAAAGCCGCGAACTGCTGCAGTCTGCCCACCAATCGCCGGACTTTCGTAAGGAGTGGGGCAAGTTTGACGACTTGACGGATCAAATCGATCCACATCTCTACGAAGTTGTCCAGGTTCTGGACGCAGGCTAGGCATTTTCGCATTTGCATTGAGATCCTGCACGGAAGCTCTGACGATTGCTTCCTATCGCTTTTCTGTGGCCCCCATGATGGATTGGGGCGAGAGATTAGAGGACCAAAAATTGGGCGTAGTGCAGGGTCGCGTAGCGACCGCCGCTTCCGATAAGTTTCTGGCTGGATCTAGGAGAATTGTGCCTTCCTATGCGTGATGGCATTAAGTTCGATAGCCTGAATTTTTGAGGTAGTTGGCGCATTCCTCTGAGGTAAAGGCATCGAGTGCGTTGCCGATTGCGGTGCAGACTGCGTCGACAGTTCGCGCGGCAGCTTTGCGAAGCAGGTGCTTGAGCTTGGCAAAGACCTGCTCGATCGGGTTCAGGTCGGGCGAGTATTTTGGCAGGAAGAAGAGCTTGGCCCCGACCGAACGGATGAGCTGGCGAACTGCTTTGCTCCTGTGGCTGCCGAGGTTGTCCAAGATGACGATATCGCCGGGTCGAAGGACGGGCAGAAGAACCTTCTCGACATAGGCGCGAAAGCTCACGCCGTCGATCGGCCCCTCGATGAACCATGGAGCATCGATCCGGTCGTGGCGCAGGGCCGCCAGGAAGGTCATAGTCTTCCAGCGGCCGTGGGGAACCTTGGCGTGAAGTCTACACCCGCGCGGCGCCCATCCCCGCAAGGGTGCCATATCGGTCCTGGTCCAGGTCTCGTCGATGAAGACCAGGCGCTCAGCTTCGACGCGATTTTGATACTTTGCCCACTGGGCTCGTCGCCGCGCCACCTCGGGTCGATCCCGTTCGCCAGCCGCCACGCTTTTTTTTGAAGCTGAGCTTCTCGGCATGTACGAAGTCCCAGACCGAGTGGTAGTCGACCTTCAGACCGCGACCGGCAAGCTCGGTAACGAGACCACGTATGGTGAAATCGCCGTCCTTGATCCGCTGCGACAGCCAGACGGCGTGGTCTCCCGAAACAGCCTTCGGCTTGTGACCGCCCATCTGGCCGGGTTCAACGCTGCCGGTCTGCTCGACCCGCTGCATCCAGCCGATAGCCGTGCTGATCGCTACTCCAAACTGTTTGGCCGCCTGATTGCGGGACATCCCGCCCTCGATCGCAGCCACGACACGCTTGCGAAGATCCAGAGAATACGGCTTGCCCATCCATGCTGGCCTCCGTCCAGCCAGCATGATGAATCAGAAACAAGCTGATTTGGGAATCCCAAATCGATTCAACTTAACCCCATCCCGCTTTAGCCGGACCTCGCGCCCCCGGATAAATGGCCGGGACTCTTGCGCGGCGAGCGCGTGCTGTCGCGCAGGGTTAGCGTGGCGGGAAGCTTAATGTCCTTCCGCAGCCCCGCCTTGCCGGTCGTCATCAGCGCGATCAGTTCGGCCGCGGCGATGGCCCCGAGGTCGCGGCGGGGCTGGACGATGGTCGTCAGGGTGGGCTCGCAATAGTCGGCGTAGGCGATGCCGTCGAACCCGACGACGGAGAGATCGTCCGGGATCTGGAGTCCGGCCGCGTGCACGGTCTTGATTAGGCCGATCGCCATTTCATCATTGGCCGCAAACAGCGCGGTCGGGCGCGCCGCCGGCTCGAGTGCAAGCAGCGCCTGGCCGGCCTCGACACCGGTGCGGAAGGTGAAATCGCCGGATAGAATCAATCCCGCATCGGCCGCAATTCCCGCCTCGCGCAGGGCCTGCCGATAACCTTCGAGACGCTGCTGCTCGAGGATGTTGGGGGGCGGCCCGGACAGATAAGCGATGCTTGTGTGGCCCAGTTCGATCAGGTGTCGCACCGCCTCGCGCGCAGTCTCGACATTATCGATTGTGACCTGCGGGAAGCGTTCTCGCGGGATGTACTCGCAGGCGGCAACCAGCGGCACGCGCGCGTCGCGCAAGTCGCGGTGGGGGCTGCGTATCACATGACCGCACAAGAGCAGCACGCCGTCGGCCTGTCCGGCGCAGACCAGATCGACGTAGCGTGCTTCCTTCTCCGGTGAGCCGGCCAGATTGGCAATGATGAGTCCGTAGCCGGCGGCCGACAGCGTGTCGTCGATGCCTTGGAGAACCTCAGCGAAGAACGGGTTGGCGATGTCCGGCACGGCCACCAGCACGATCATGGTCTTCCGGACGCGCAGGTTCCTTGCGGAAATGTTCGGCGTGTAGCCGGTGTCGCGCACGGCAGCGAGCACACGTGTGCGGGTTTCCTCAATTACGACCTCGGGGCGCGCCAGCGTCCGGCTGACGGTCGCAACCGAGACTCCCGCCAGCCGCGCGACGTCGGCGATCTTGGTCGCCTTTTGGCGTGTCACTCTGGTTCGCTTGGCCATGTTGAGGCTCGCCATCTCGGCGTCATATCGGGACTTGCAAAATCATGAAGTTCTGCTAAGGTAAAAAATGTAATCGATTACATGCGGCAAGTAAAGCCATAACGAGCCCGTTAAGGGCCGGAAGCCGAAATACAAGCCTGCAAAGGCGGATATGGGAGGGAATGATGAAGCGTGCGCTGTTCGCATCAGTGGCGATTGCCACCTTAGCCTCGGTGCCTGTCTCCGCAGAAGAGATGAAGGCCGAGGTCATCCATTGGTGGACCTCAGGCGGCGAGGCCGCCGCGGTGAAGGTGTTTGCCGATCAGTTCGCCAAGGCGGGTGGGACATGGATCGACAGCGCCGTGGCGGGTGCCGCCAACGCGCGAAATGCTGCGATCAGCCGCACCGTCGCCGGCAATCCTCCGACCGCGATGCAGCTCAACACCGGCAAGCAATTCGACGAACTGGTGGAAGGCGATCTGCTCGCCGATGTCGATGCGGTCGCCACCGAGGGCAATTGGAAGGGCGTGATGCCAGCGGCGTTCGTTGCGGCTGCAACTCGCAACGGCAAGATGTTCGCGGTGCCGATCAACATCCATGGCCAGAACTGGCTCTGGTACAACAAGGCTGTGCTCGCCTCGGTCGGCGCCGCCGAGCCGAAGACCTGGGACGATGCCTTTGCTGTTCTCGACAAGCTGAAAGTCGACGGTAAGGTGATCCCGCTGGCCTTCTCGGGTCAGAAGATATGGGAACGAAACCTGTTCAGCGCGGTGCTCATCGGCGTCGGTGGCGGACCGATGTGGGTTGGGATCATGGGCAAGCGCGACGCGGCACTGGCGCAAAGTGCCGAGTTCAAGGCCGTCGCGGTCGCCTACAAGAAGCTCAAGGACTACGTCGACGCCGGTGCGCCCGGGCGCAACTGGAACGATGCCACCAACCTGATCATCCAGGGTAAGGCCGGCATGCAGATCATGGGCGATTGGGCCAAGGGCGAATTCGTCGCCGCCGGCAAGATCCCCGAAAAGGACTATGGCTGCACCGTGCTGTCCAACCATGGCGGCGGATACATGATGGGTGGGGACGTGTTCGTGTTCCCGAAGGCGAAGGACAGCTTGACGACCACGGCGCAGATGACGCTCGCCCGGCTGATGCTGACGCCAGAGACTCAGATCCAGTTTTCGCTGAGGAAGGGATCGATCCCGGTGCGCAGTGACGTCGATGCCTCCCAACTCGACGCCTGCGCCCAGAAGGGTATGCGTTACGTCTCCAATGCCGCGCAGCAATTGCCGTCGGCCGACATGCTGGCCCCTCCTGCGCTCATTGGTGCGCTGGAGGATGCGATCTCGCAATACTGGAACACCAACATGAACGCGGACGAATTCTCCGCCAAGGTTGGTGGCGTGCTGAAGGCACAGTACTGACGCGCCCGACCAAGGGGCCGCTGACTTGTCGGCCGCCCCGGACCATCATCAGATCCGCCCTTGTTCCCGTGACACGATGCGTCTTTCGCTGGCTTCACGACTCTCCGCGGTCTCCGCGCTCTTGCCGGCGCTGCTGGTGATGTTCGTCGTCTATATCGGCGCCACCAGCTGGACCGTCTGGATGTCGCTGACCAACTCGCGCATGCTGCCGAACAACAATTTCGTCGGGCTCCGGCAATATCAGATGCTGCTCGGCAACGATCGCTGGATCACCTCGGTCCACAATATCCTTGTCTACGGCGTGCTGTTCGTTTCGCTCGCGCTTCTGATCGGCTTCCTGCTGGCGGTTGCGATCGATCAGCGAGTACGGGCCGAGGACACGATCCGCTCGATCTATCTCTATCCCTATTCGATGTCCTTCGTCGTTACGGGCCTGGTCTGGCAATGGCTGCTCAACCCTGCGCTCGGCATCCAGCATGTGCTGCGCAGCTGGGGCTTCGAAGGCGCAGCCTTCGATTGGATCGTGCGGCCGGAGACCGCCATCTATTGCCTGGTCATCGCCGGCGTCTGGCAGGCTTCCGGGCTGGTGATGGCGATCATGCTTGCAGGCCTGCGCGGCGTCGACGAGGAGATCTGGAAGGCGGCGCGGGTCGACGGCCTGCCGAAATGGCGGGTCTATGTGTGGATCATCATTCCGATGATGGGTGCGAGCTTTGCGACTGCCGCAGTGCTGCTGTCGACGGGTGTGGTGCGTCTCTACGACCTTTCGGTAGCGATGACCAATGGCGGGCCCGGCATCGCCTCTGAGGTGCCTGCCAAGTTTGTCATGGATCATCTTTTTGAACGCGCCAATATCGGCCTTGCGACAGCGGCGGCCACCACCATGCTGATCACAGTGATCGCGGTGGTCGCGCCCTATCTCTACTGGCGCGCGCGCAAAGGAGAGATGCGATGACCGCGGAGGCGCAGGCGTTGCATGCCGCAAGACGGACGAAGCGCAGGAGCCCAGCGCGCTGGGGCCTCTATGCCTTCATCTTCATAACCGCGCTCTACTTCCTGCTGCCGCTCTACGTGATGGTCGTCACCTCGCTGAAGCCGATGGCAGAGATTCGGCAGGGCAATCTGTTGGCATTGCCGGCAGCTCCTAGCATCGACGCGTGGGTCAAGGCCTGGACCTCGGCCTGCACCGGTCTGACCTGCCAGGGCATCAAGATCGGCTTTCTCAACTCGCTGCGCATCCTGGTGCCGTCGGTCGCCATCTCCATCCTGATCGGCTCGCTCACCGGCTATGCGCTGTCGCTATGGCGTGTACGCGGCGCCAACATCCTGTTCGGCGCGATGATGGTGGTCGCGTTCATTCCCTATCAGGTGTTCCTCTATCCCTTGGTGCGTGTGTTTTCCTTCACCGGCCTCGGACAGTCGCTCATCACCATCGTGACCGTCCACACCATCTTCGGTCTTCCCACCATGACGCTGCTGTTCCGCAACTATTTCGCATCGCTGCCGGTCGAGTTGTTCAAGGCCGCCCGCGTCGACGGCGCAGGCTTCTACCAGATCTATGCGCGGATCATGATGCCGATGGCCACTCCCATGATCGTGGTCGCGGTGATCTTGCAGACCACCGGCATCTGGAACGATTTCATCCTGGGCCTCGTCTTCGCCGGCCGCGACAATCTACCGATGACGGTGCAGCTCAACAACATCGTCAATTCGACGCAAGGCGAGCGCGCCTACAACGTCGACATGGCGGCGACGCTGCTGACCGCGCTGTTGCCGCTTGCCGTCTATTTCGGCTCCGGCCGCTGGTTCGTGCGCGGCATCGCCGCCGGCGCAGTGAAGGGCTGACGCAGCATGCAGAAATCGAATGTCGACATCAGGAGCCTTCAGATCGGCTTTGGCGGCCTGAAGGTACTGGAGAATCTCAATCTCCACGTCGGGGCGTCCGAGTTCCTCGTGCTGCTTGGGCCCTCCGGATGTGGCAAGTCGACATTGCTCAACGCGATCGCAGGGCTGATCGACGTCAGGGGTGGCGAGATCCATATCGGTGGCCGCGATGTCACCTGGGCGGAACCAAAGGATCGCGGCATCGCGATGGTGTTCCAGAGCTACGCGCTCTATCCGCGCATGAGCGTACGGCGGAATATGTCGTTCGGGCTGAAGGTCGCGGGCACGCCGCAGGACGAGATTGAGCGCCGCGTCGGCGAGGCCGCGCAGATGCTGCGGCTCACCAGCCTCCTTGACCGCCGTCCCAGCGAGCTGTCCGGTGGCCAGCGCCAGCGTGTCGCGATTGGCCGAGCGCTGGTGCGGCATGCCGGCGTCTATCTGTTCGACGAGCCACTCTCCAATCTGGACGCCCAACTGCGCGCCGAGCTCAGGGTCGAGATCAAGCGGCTGCATGCACGGCTCGGCGCCACCATGATCTACGTGACGCACGACCAGATCGAGGCGCTGACGCTCGCGGACCGGATCGCGGTGATGCAGGGCGGCGTGATCCAGCAGCTCGACACGCCGAAGAAGATCTATCGCGAGCCGGTCAACCGGTTCGTCGCCTCCTTCGTCGGTTCGCCCGCGATGAATTTCATTTCCGGCCGGATCGCGCGTGGCAGCGAGGTCGGATTCATCGCCGGCGTAAACCGGCTTGGCCTGAACGGCTACGTCTTTCGCACCCAGCCGACCGACGCACCGGCCGTTCTCGGCATCCGGCCGGAGCATATCGAGGTGACCGCGTCCGACGATCCATCCTCCGTTTCCGCGCGCGTCGAGATGATCGAGCCGATGGGCGCGGACACGTTGATCTGGTGTCGCCTTGCCGACAGCACCGCCTTCTCCTTCCGCTATGACGCCGACGCGCAGGTGCGTGTCGGGGACACAGTCACCGTCCGATTCCCCGCCGATGCCCTGTCGCTGTTTGATGAGACGAGCGGACAGCGCCTCTAGATCCTCCATGCAGCCGAAAGCAAGACATGACCAAGCCCATCGACCGGTTCTCCATCCAGCTCTATTCTGCCCGCTCCATCACCCCGATCGAGGCGCAGTTCGCCCTGCTGTCCAGTCTCGGCTACACGATGGTCGAACCTTGGGGCGCGCTGTTCAGCGATCCCGAAACGCTGAGGCGTCTGCTCGAACTCCACGGCATGACTGCGCCGAGCGCTCATGTCGGCCTCGACCGGCTGCGCGAGGACGCGGTCGGCACGGCGAAGATGTGCAAAGGGCTCGGCATCGAGACCATCTTTGCGCCGGCCCCACCCTTGGGCGAGCGCGAGGGCGGAGAAAAGGAATGGCGCGCCATCGGGCGCGAGCTTTCTGACCTCGGAAGAGCAGTGACCGGCGAGGGTCTCAAATTCGGCTGGCACAACCATCATTGGGAATATGGCCGCAGCGAGAGCGGCAGGACCTATCTCGAATGCCTGTTCGAGGAGGCCCCCGATCTCGTCTGGGAGGCCGATCTCGCCTGGATTGTGCGCGGTGGCGGCGATCCGGTCGCCGAGATCAAGAAGCATGCGCAGCGCCTGGTCGCCTGCCACATCAAGGATCTCGCGCCCTCGGGACAGTGCGCCGACGAGGACGGCTGGGCCGATCCCGGGCACGGCATCATGGACTGGTCGGCGCTGCGCGCGGCGATGAGGGAGGCCGGGGTCTCCCTGTTCGTCGCCGAACACGACAAGCCGAACGACGTCGCCCGCTTCGCGCGCCGGGCGCGCGAGACGGTGGCCGCCTGGGCGTAACGGGGAGCGATCATGAGCAAGCTCGGAGTCGGCGTCGTCGGATGCGGCAACATCTCGACGATCTACATGCACAACATGCCCAAATTCCGCGATCTCAAGCTAATCGCCTGCGCTGACCTGCGGCCTGAGGCCGCGCAAGCCCAGGCGGCGCAGTTCTGCATCGAGGCATTGTCGATCGAGGAGCTGCTGGCGCGCCCCGATATCCAGATCGTCGTCAATCTCACCACGCCGAACGCGCATTACGGCGTGAGCCACGCGGCGTTTAACGCCGGCAAGCACGTGTTTGGCGAAAAGCCGATCACGGTGGAAGCCAACGACGCCGCGACCTTGGTCGCGGAGGCGGCGCGTCGCGGCCTGAAGCTCGGCTGCGCACCGGATACGTTTCTTGGCGGCGGCGGACGGACGGCGCGCGAGTTCGTTGATACGGGGCGGATCGGCAAAGTGCTCTATGGCACCTGCTTCCTGATGTCGCATGGCATGGAGCACTGGCATCCCGATCCGACCTTCTTCTTCAAGCCGGGCGGCGGGCCGATCCTCGACATGGGGCCCTATTACCTTGCGGCCCTCATCAATCTGTTGGGTCCCGTTGCGCTGGTGCAGGGGCGTGCGAGCGCCGGCTTCGCCACGCGGCTCGTCACCTCGAAGGGGCCGATGAACGGCAAGACGGTCGCGGTTGAAACCCCGACGACTGTCATGTCGCTGCTGCATTTCGAATCAGGCGCCGACATCATCTTTGCGATGAGCTGGGACGTCTGGAAACACGGACATCCGCCGATCGAGCTTTACGGCACCGAGGGCTCGCTGCGTGTGCCGGACCCCAACTTCTTCGGCGGCGCGGTGCAATACACCGAGAAGGGTGGCGACTGGATCTCGGTCCCTGCCGACGACCGGCCCTTCGGCAAGCCCAACTGGCGCTCGCCAAATTGGGCCGATCACATGCCGAACCAAGCCAACTATCGTTGCCTGGGCGTCGCCGAACTCGCAAGTGCGGTGCTGCGCGGCACGCCACACCGCTCCTCCGGAGCGCTGGCGAGCCACGCGCTGGAGGTGAAGCACGCGATCCTCAAGGCCAGCGTCGAAGGCGGTGAGATCGCAGTGCGCTCGCGCGTCGAGCGACCGGCGCCGCTGTCCGACGTCGATGCGATGGCGTTGTGGGCCGGCGAGACGTTCTGAAGCGGGACTGTCCGACCAAATATGATTGCCCGGTCTGGGCAGGGCTGAAATGCCCGCTCTGTCTCCTGGAACCGGCAAGGGGAGGCGGGTTTTGGTGTGGTATCGAACTTAGCGGGCGCGTGCTGCTGGAGCGTCCAGGGTAGAAGGAAGTATTCGATGAAGATGATCAAGGGACCGGCGATATTCCTCGCTCAGTTCGCTGCCGACGCGGCGCCGTTCAATTCCTTCGACTCGATCTGCGGATGGGCCGCCTCACTCGGCTACGAGGGGGTTCAGATTCCGAGCGGGGATGGGCGGCTCTTCGACCTTAGGAAAGCTTCGGAGTCGCAGGACTACGCCGACGAGGTGAAGGGGATCGCGACCCACCACGGGCTTGCGATCACCGAGCTCTCGACCCATCTCCAGGGCCAGCTCGTTGCCGTTCACCCGGCCTATGACGCCGCTTTCGACGGCTTCGCCGCGCCGGAAGTGCGCGGGAATCCCAAGGCCCGCACGGAGTGGGCCGTCGACCAGGTCAAGCGCGCGATCTTGGCCTCCAGGCGTCTCGGGCTCACTGCACTTGCGACCTTCTCCGGTGCACTTGCCTGGCCCTATGTCTATCCCTGGCCGCAGCGCCCGGCCGGTCTCATCGAGACAGCATTCGATGAGCTCGCCAGGCGCTGGCGGCCGATCCTCGACTATGCCGACGAACACGGTGTCGATCTCGCTTATGAGATCCATCCCGGTGAGGACCTTCACGACGGCGTCTCCTATGAGATGTTTCTTGAGCGGGTCAATGGCCACAAGAGCGCGAACCTCCTCTACGACCCGTCGCACTTGGTGCTGCAGCAGCTCGACTATCTCGATTACATCGACGTCTACCACGAGCGCATCAAGGCATTCCACGTCAAGGACGCCGAGTTCAATCCGACTGGCCGCCAGGGCGTCTATGGCGGGTTCCAGGGCTGGGTCGAGCGTGCCGGCCGCTTCCGCTCGCCCGGCGATGGCCAGGTCGACTTCGGTGCCATCTTCTCGAAGCTCACGCAATACGATTACGACAGCTGGGCGGTGCTTGAGTGGGAATGTGCGCTGAAGCATCCCGAGCAGGGCGCACGCGAGGGTGCCGAGTTTATCAAGAGCCATATTATCCGAGTCACAGAGAAAGCCTTCGACGATTACGCAAGCGCCGGCACCGACGACTCAGCGAACCGCAAGATGCTCGGCATCTCCTGAGCGAGGGGGACAATATGGCTATCGAAGCAAGCAATGAAGCTGGCGGTCATCGTCGTATCCGGCTCGGCATGGTCGGTGGCGGCCAAGGAGCCTTTATCGGTGCCTTACACCGCATCGCGGCCCGTATCGACGACCAGTTTGAACTCGTTGCCGGCGCGCTCGCATCCGATCCGGTTCGGGCCAAGGCCTCGGCGAAGGAGCTCGGCATTGCCGACGATCGCGCCTATGGCTCCTTCGAAGAGATGGCGAAGGCTGAAGCCGCGCGAGCGGACGGCATCAAGGCGGTCTCGATCGTAACTCCAAACCACATGCACAGCCCGGTCGCGAAAGTCTTCCTTGAAGCCGGAATCCACGTCATCTGCGACAAGCCGCTGACGACGACCGTCGCGGAGGCCGAGGAACTGGTGGCGCTCGTGAGGAAGAACGGCAAAGTGTTCGTGGTGACGCACAACTACACGGGATATCCCATGGTCCGGCAGGCA
This genomic interval from Bradyrhizobium sp. CB82 contains the following:
- a CDS encoding Gfo/Idh/MocA family oxidoreductase; the encoded protein is MSKLGVGVVGCGNISTIYMHNMPKFRDLKLIACADLRPEAAQAQAAQFCIEALSIEELLARPDIQIVVNLTTPNAHYGVSHAAFNAGKHVFGEKPITVEANDAATLVAEAARRGLKLGCAPDTFLGGGGRTAREFVDTGRIGKVLYGTCFLMSHGMEHWHPDPTFFFKPGGGPILDMGPYYLAALINLLGPVALVQGRASAGFATRLVTSKGPMNGKTVAVETPTTVMSLLHFESGADIIFAMSWDVWKHGHPPIELYGTEGSLRVPDPNFFGGAVQYTEKGGDWISVPADDRPFGKPNWRSPNWADHMPNQANYRCLGVAELASAVLRGTPHRSSGALASHALEVKHAILKASVEGGEIAVRSRVERPAPLSDVDAMALWAGETF
- a CDS encoding sugar phosphate isomerase/epimerase encodes the protein MKMIKGPAIFLAQFAADAAPFNSFDSICGWAASLGYEGVQIPSGDGRLFDLRKASESQDYADEVKGIATHHGLAITELSTHLQGQLVAVHPAYDAAFDGFAAPEVRGNPKARTEWAVDQVKRAILASRRLGLTALATFSGALAWPYVYPWPQRPAGLIETAFDELARRWRPILDYADEHGVDLAYEIHPGEDLHDGVSYEMFLERVNGHKSANLLYDPSHLVLQQLDYLDYIDVYHERIKAFHVKDAEFNPTGRQGVYGGFQGWVERAGRFRSPGDGQVDFGAIFSKLTQYDYDSWAVLEWECALKHPEQGAREGAEFIKSHIIRVTEKAFDDYASAGTDDSANRKMLGIS